GGCGGGATCTGCCCCCCTTCCGCACGGGCGATACCGTCCGCGTCCACGTGAAGATTCGCGAGGGCGAGAAGGAGCGCACCCAGGTGTTCGAAGGCGTCGTGTTGCGCCGCCGCAAGGGCGGAGCCTCTGCGTCCTTCACCGTGCGAAAGATCTCCTACGGTGTCGGTGTCGAACGGATCTTCCCGGTCGAGTCGCCCTCGGTCGAGAAGGTCGAGATCAAGAGCCGCGGCCACGTGCGCCGCTCGCGCATCTACTACCTGCGTGAGCTGCGCGGCAAGAAGGCGCGTCTGCGCTCCAAGCTGCGAGATATCTCGGGCCTGATCTCCGAAGAGGAGGCCGAGGCCCAGGCCGGCGGAACCGCCGTAGCAGCCGAAGAAGCTGCCGCCGCAAAGGGCGAAGAGCTCGAGGTGGCGCCGCCCGAGGCCGAGGACGAAGCCGCGAGCAACGAAGAGGCCGAAACCAAGTCGGAGTAACACGCCAGCGGAAGCGGGGACGTTCTTTCCGCAGTTTCCGTTACGGGCCGGCGGCGCTCTGCGCCGCTGGCCCGTAACGGAAACTGCGGAAAGAACGTCCCCGCTGTCTCTGCCTCTCTCTCGCTATTCGCGGCCGTAGTCGTCCTCGATCCGCACGACATCGTCGAGTTCCGGGGTCGAGACTTCCATCAGCTCGGTGCGCTCGAGGCCCCCGAACCGATGGCGCCGGCCGGTCACGATGCGGCGGTGGGCACCCGGGCCGAGTTCCTCCGTCACGAGTTCGCCGGCGCCGTTCTCGAGTTCGAGACGCAGCCGACCAGAGAGGACGTAGATCGACTCGTCCTTCTGCTCGTGGTACTGGAGCGAGAGCTGCTGGCCCGCTTCGATCACCAGGATCTTTCCTACGTACCGATCCGTGTGGGCCCAGATGAGCTCAAAGCCCCAGGGCTTGTCGACACGGCGTGCTGTAGAAGGCTCGTTCACGGGCGGACCCTAGCAACCGCCTCCGTCGAAGGCGCCGGGCAGGTGATGCACGATCCAGTCGTCTCCTGGGCCGGCTGAAACCGCCACCACATCGAAACGCATGCGGCCGCGCCGGTGGTGCTCGCGCATCCAGGCGAGCGCCCCACGCCGCAGCCGAGCCTGCTTGGCCTCATCGACGGCCTCTTCCGGCCGGCCGTAGCGCAGGCTGCGCCGGGTCTTGACCTCGACGAAGGCCAGCAGGGGCCCGCGGGCGACCACCAGATCCAACTCGACCCCTCCGGCGCGTTCGTTGCGGGCGAGGATTCGGTACCCTTCGGCCTCCAGGTACTCCGCCGCGCGCGCTTCCCCAAGAGCGCCGAGGGCGCGGCGAGGGTCGGGCCGGCTGTTCGGGGGCTTGGACTCGGACATGGCGTGGGAAGGCTCCCACGGGACCGGCGGGTGAGATGCAAAGGTAGCCGACGGCTGGGTTCGATGGGAACGCTGTACATCGTCGCGACTCCGATCGGAAACCTCGAGGACGTGACCGTCCGCGCGCTGCGGGTATTGCGCGAGGCCGCCGGCATCCTGGCCGAGGACACACGGCACACCCGTGTACTGCTGGACCATCACGGCATCGGAACGCGGCCGCGTTCGCTCCACGCCCATAACGAGCGGGCGCGGGTGGCCGAGGTGTTGGAGGCCCTCGACGAGGGGGGCAGCGTCGCCCTCGTCTCCGATGCCGGAACACCGCTTGTCTCCGATCCAGGCGAGCGGCTGGTGGCGGCCGTGGCCGAGGCGGGGCATGACGTCGTGCCGATTCCCGGACCTTCGGCCGTGCTGGCCGCGTTGGTGGCTTCCGGGCTCGAAACGACGCCCTTTCTCTTCGTTGGCTTCCTGCCGCGCAAGACGGGCGAGCGACAGGCGCGTCTCCGTGGCCTGGCAGATCGCCCGGAGACCCTCGTCTTCTTCGAATCGCCTCGGCGTGTGGCTCGCACGCTCAGCGAACTGGCCGAGGCGCTGGGCGATCGCCCTGCCTGCCTGGCCCGGGAGCTCACCAAGATTCACGAAGAGCTGGCGCGTGGAAGCCTGGAGGCGCTGGCGGCCCGCTTCGCCGAGGGGACGCGCGGCGAGGTGACCCTGGTGGTCGCCGGCGCCGAGCCGTTGCCCGCACTGGACGGTGCCGCGCTGCGCCGTGCGGTGAAGGCCGCCGTGAAACGTGGCGATTCCCCCAAACAGGTGGCAGCCGATCTCGCGCCGAGCGCCGCCGTCCCGAAACGTGAGATCTATGCCATGGCTCAGCAGGAGAGAGACGCTCGATGACGCCCCGTGAAATTCCCCGGCTACTACGCACGCTCTGGTACCTGCGCCCGTCCCAATGGACCGGTCAGATGCGCCGTGCGCTGCTTCCCACTTCGAAACCGCGGCGGGCGAACGGGCCGAAGGCC
This genomic interval from bacterium contains the following:
- the rplS gene encoding 50S ribosomal protein L19; amino-acid sequence: MQSVDMIEHKSIRRDLPPFRTGDTVRVHVKIREGEKERTQVFEGVVLRRRKGGASASFTVRKISYGVGVERIFPVESPSVEKVEIKSRGHVRRSRIYYLRELRGKKARLRSKLRDISGLISEEEAEAQAGGTAVAAEEAAAAKGEELEVAPPEAEDEAASNEEAETKSE
- a CDS encoding cupin domain-containing protein; protein product: MNEPSTARRVDKPWGFELIWAHTDRYVGKILVIEAGQQLSLQYHEQKDESIYVLSGRLRLELENGAGELVTEELGPGAHRRIVTGRRHRFGGLERTELMEVSTPELDDVVRIEDDYGRE
- a CDS encoding YraN family protein, with translation MSESKPPNSRPDPRRALGALGEARAAEYLEAEGYRILARNERAGGVELDLVVARGPLLAFVEVKTRRSLRYGRPEEAVDEAKQARLRRGALAWMREHHRRGRMRFDVVAVSAGPGDDWIVHHLPGAFDGGGC
- the rsmI gene encoding 16S rRNA (cytidine(1402)-2'-O)-methyltransferase — translated: MGTLYIVATPIGNLEDVTVRALRVLREAAGILAEDTRHTRVLLDHHGIGTRPRSLHAHNERARVAEVLEALDEGGSVALVSDAGTPLVSDPGERLVAAVAEAGHDVVPIPGPSAVLAALVASGLETTPFLFVGFLPRKTGERQARLRGLADRPETLVFFESPRRVARTLSELAEALGDRPACLARELTKIHEELARGSLEALAARFAEGTRGEVTLVVAGAEPLPALDGAALRRAVKAAVKRGDSPKQVAADLAPSAAVPKREIYAMAQQERDAR